The DNA sequence TTTCGCCGAATATTTCCAACTGGATCGGAAGCCTTTCGGTGATTTTCACACCATGCTTTTTCAATCCTTCTATCTTAAGCGGGTTGTTCGTCAAAAGCCGGATTTCCTTGACGCCCAAGTCCTGCAGCATTTCATCAGCCATGTAGTATTCGCGCAGATCGCTTGGGAATCCCAGCATCAGGTTGGCTTCAACCGTGTCGTAGCCTTGGTCCTGCAGCGCATAAGCATGGATTTTATTGACGAGGCCGATGCCGCGCCCTTCCTGGCGCAAGTAGACCAATACCCCTCGGCCTGCCGCGGCGATCTGCTTCATGGCCGCGTCCAATTGCTGGCCGCAGTCGCAGCGTTTCGATCCGAAGACATCGCCAGTCAAGCATTCCGAATGGACGCGCACCAGCACGGGTTCTTCCGTCGTGACATCGCCCATGACCAAGGCGACGTGGTGCTCGTCCGCATCGATCTTGCTCACGTAGGTGTAGATGTCGAACTCGCCGTATTTGGTAGGGAGTTTGGCTTGGCCTTCGCGTTTGTAGAGCTGTTCGTTCTCCTTGCGGTAGGCGATCAGGTCGGCGATCGTGCCGATCTTCAGGCCATGCTCTTTGGCGAAAGTGATCAGTTCGGCTGTGCGCATCATCGTGCCGTCATCGGCCATGATTTCGCAGCAGAGTCCTGCCGGCTTCAATCCGGCCAAACGCGCCAAATCGACGGTGGCTTCAGTGTGGCCGTTGCGCGCGAGCACGCCGTTGTCCACTGCCTTCAGCGGGAAGATATGGCCCGGTCTGCGGAAATCTTCGGGCTTGGCGTCATCCTCCACGGCCTTCATGACGGTCAGAGAGCGTTC is a window from the uncultured Trichococcus sp. genome containing:
- a CDS encoding bifunctional 3,4-dihydroxy-2-butanone-4-phosphate synthase/GTP cyclohydrolase II, which encodes MFNTTEELIADIRAGKNIVLVDDEDRENEGDLICAAEFATPENINFMAIYAKGLICMPMDRTLTEKLVLTPMVDRNTDNHGTAFTVAIDHVETTTGISAFERSLTVMKAVEDDAKPEDFRRPGHIFPLKAVDNGVLARNGHTEATVDLARLAGLKPAGLCCEIMADDGTMMRTAELITFAKEHGLKIGTIADLIAYRKENEQLYKREGQAKLPTKYGEFDIYTYVSKIDADEHHVALVMGDVTTEEPVLVRVHSECLTGDVFGSKRCDCGQQLDAAMKQIAAAGRGVLVYLRQEGRGIGLVNKIHAYALQDQGYDTVEANLMLGFPSDLREYYMADEMLQDLGVKEIRLLTNNPLKIEGLKKHGVKITERLPIQLEIFGETQRYMETKKQKMGHFLDL